The Acetivibrio cellulolyticus CD2 genome contains the following window.
ACCCAGGCTCAGTGGTGTAGGGAAAAGGGGTTGAAAATCAAAGCATTCAATTTCCAATATAGAAAATATAGAAGAGATAATCAAAACAAGGAAGAAATTAACAAAACAAACTGGATGCCAATTCAGTTTGAACCAATGATGACATCAAAACTCAACATAAGAATAGGTAAAGCTATAATTGAAATTGAGAACGGATATGACGAAAGACTTTTGCAAACTATAGTTAAATCCTTGGAGGCAATATGTTGAGCATAAGTGGAACAGAAAAAGTATATCTTGCTATTGGAAGTACTGATATGAGACGCTCTATCGACGGTTTGGCAGCAATAGTTCAGCAATGTTTTTCTCTCGACCCATTTTCATCGAATCTTTTTGTGTTTTGCAATAAAAACAGGACAATGATAAAAATATTACATTGGGATCATAACGGATTTTGGCTATACTTCCGACGACTTGAAAAGGGAACGTTTAAATGGCCTTCAGATAACTCTAAAGAGACAATTCAGGTGGGTACTAGGGAACTCTATTGGTTATTAACTGGACTTTCAATTGAGCAAAAACAAGCACACCGGAAAGCAGCTTCAAACGTGGTGATATAGAGAAATTTAATCAAAAAATATTTGGTTTTCCTATGGCTTTTTTGATAAAATTTCGATATAATAAACCCATGAAAAACACGATAAATCAAGCTGTTTCAACCGATCAAAATAAAATTTCTGAATTACAAGATAAAATAGCGTTTTTGGAAAATGAAAAAGCGGAGCTTTTGGCTAAGCTTTATTGGTTTGAGGAAAGATTTCGTCTTGAGCAGCACAAGCGTTATGGTCGTTCAAGTGAAAAGACTAT
Protein-coding sequences here:
- the tnpB gene encoding IS66 family insertion sequence element accessory protein TnpB (TnpB, as the term is used for proteins encoded by IS66 family insertion elements, is considered an accessory protein, since TnpC, encoded by a neighboring gene, is a DDE family transposase.), encoding MLSISGTEKVYLAIGSTDMRRSIDGLAAIVQQCFSLDPFSSNLFVFCNKNRTMIKILHWDHNGFWLYFRRLEKGTFKWPSDNSKETIQVGTRELYWLLTGLSIEQKQAHRKAASNVVI
- the tnpA gene encoding IS66 family insertion sequence element accessory protein TnpA, whose amino-acid sequence is MLYKEWEKLIREFEKSGKTQAQWCREKGLKIKAFNFQYRKYRRDNQNKEEINKTNWMPIQFEPMMTSKLNIRIGKAIIEIENGYDERLLQTIVKSLEAIC